One Megalops cyprinoides isolate fMegCyp1 chromosome 17, fMegCyp1.pri, whole genome shotgun sequence DNA window includes the following coding sequences:
- the LOC118792475 gene encoding nesprin-3-like codes for MTQEERDAFLQSLESALSWIKAVQERLRANDNTQGPRSALETRLRETKAIRESEHEGWMKVDMAMVAAENLLRSSDEEVKSQTNSRLKELKASWEETSTYITHCHSRIEWVWLHWGEYLRAQEEFEAWLMRMQRALGPHPELQLGAREKLWHLEHHNVLLADARAQEPLLERLLDEAAALHDRTEDPSLAPEARERLQDAYNQIKDRAEERVLLLQKISEEHRLFDCSVHKFWAWLDSTTEELTRYRDFHDALKNTFSPRLTEDTTEHPRHSLGTGDASQNVVHPLHEDVTHKKITQLPHTEDTAIKVLHPQHPKDSPKMFRPQHRKDTPESVLCALQALCERVDSEEKTLRHLKGLAESVKANTSPKGSETVTQEMERLWVSWEGLRQRLLLEQERLRTTHRTQAEYTSCSEKLRADTSRLRLHLKELNQQLESGEKMEEEKVLWRKYMDVRRALSEEEPHVEQLKAQLTELFRLSPSTTPVTDQVLTVLKEYQRVKGNAFRLWMEKDTALRQALLDPLRGFSRWSQQVTQILEASEEVSAASNIPQLVQNMEKLLKDSLQLKERLSQLQVQEDLLSSVFGPEKADSLGEELTTAVREREKQHDLLCQRKSHLQGLLLNMKNFEEAYETFVKRLHLIRERFITMDKLQPDIHAKTALSDQLMMILKDLEESEPHLTTLQNLASSNPADRHKVSQLYAEWRDLCKDVRVRVDESEQNVADHRGFQEGLLDMEKWLLEMRQRLESFCSRSGEWSLENRHKKAERALGEFPERELELRRVEAQGQGVLAQTSEEGKGPILQDLQHLRDSWESLHMLSLNLYRLLNGDGVAGADVTGEVDGQIGTNKHMGLGETEENIRASEPEQGSDYSGGTSGRQRFGTGGEGEQVRQGGGVGAGTEQGSRVEEGVEEVLGTERKGVSIGQGVKAEAGLGSGGKGVVAGEGVRTGEKLSSGGKGLSVGQGARAEEGLESGCEGTGEEQPVSFGSTGAGDEGMYLKQGVRAEAGVGAGGEGVGQGFRAEGGVGAGDENMGLGQSVRAKGGVKARGKKKGTGQASWHEWGISTEGESMGLGPDVRAKGELGDGSESMDTEKVVRAEGAFGGEGEGVSVGQSVRGDVKGGLGTKDQEIHVKEGTNSGWVFGTGNEGMEDGRDLKRKEGLEVGCQSMGLGQEGKVEGSLGPGRQHKPGSVLEQRRSPGGGQNTPQSDTEKSLRGEEPDDSRFKSGIEEVDLGGRHSHSYAKDQTEGTIQQTDRGGTHGTATSQWGSFSKERGTAAGETSPSPGLAGTSVERLSQHTQAGHEETDPQGDRADLQKEFEAWLQTENTKLCRILSRKRAVTAEELRLRQQELEELRSRVGWGQSRLQLLMSRVGAGEHNPGLEELRYRWILYKSKLKGVGDLAARLRHKDVSALHQEPLRTDKTRSGLLQRACCAALPLQLLLLSLLLLAFLLPLTDEGASCSLANNFARSFKLMLRYEGPPPT; via the exons ATGACACAGGAGGAGCGGGATGCATTTCTACAGAGTCTGGAGAGCGCCCTCTCCTGGATAAAGGCAGTGCAGGAGAGACTGAGGGCCAATGACAACACCCAGGGACCTAGGTCAGCACTGGAGACCAGGCTCAGAGAAACAAAG GCGATCCGTGAGTCAGAGCATGAGGGCTGGATGAAGGTGGACATGGCGATGGTTGCCGCGGAGAACCTGCTGCGGAGCAGTGACGAGGAGGTGAAGagccaaacaaacagcaggctgAAGGAGCTCAAAGCATCATGGGAGGAGACATCCACTTACATCACCCACTGCCACAG CCGGATCGAGTGGGTGTGGCTGCACTGGGGAGAGTACCTGAGGGCCCAGGAGGAGTTTGAGGCGTGGCTGATGAGGATGCAGCGGGCTCTGGGGCCCCACCCAGAGCTGCAGCTGGGGGCCCGGGAGAAGCTATGGCACCTGGAACACCACAATGTCCTGCTGGCTGACGCCCGGGCCCAAGAGCCCCTTCTAGAGCGCCTGCTGGACGAGGCCGCCGCCCTCCACGATCGCACCGAGGACCCCAGCTTGGCCCCCGAGGCCCGGGAGAGACTACAGGATGCCTACAACCAAATCAAAGACAGGGCAGAG GAAAGGGTGTTGTTGCTGCAGAAAATTTCTGAGGAGCATCGCTTGTTTGACTGCTCTGTGCACAAGTTCTGGGCATGGCTGGATTCCACGACTGAGGAACTAACCCGCTACCGTGACTTCCATGACGCGCTCAAAAACACGTTCAGCCCCCGGCTTACAGAGGACACAACTGAACACCCCCGCCACTCTCTGGGCACAGGGGATGCATCGCAAAACGTGGTCCACCCTTTGCACGAGGATGTAACCCATAAAAAAATTACTCAGctcccacacacagaggacacagcCATAAAAGTGCTCCACCCCCAGCACCCAAAGGACTCGCCCAAGATGTTCCGCCCCCAACACCGAAAGGATACGCCAGAAAGTGTGCTATGTGCCCTGCAG gcactgtgtgagagagtggaCAGTGAGGAGAAGACGCTGAGGCACCTGAAGGGGCTGGCGGAGTCCGTGAAGGCCAACACGTCCCCGAAGGGATCGGAGACGGTCACCCAAGAGATGGAGCGGCTGTGGGTGTCCTGGGAGGGGCTGAGACAGCGCCTCCttctggagcaggagaggctgCGCACCACCCACCGCACCCAAGCGGAGTACACCTCCTGCTCAGAGAAGCTGCGGGCGGACACCTCCCGGCTCCGTCTGCACCTTAAGGAGCTGAACCAGCAGCTGGAAAGTGGAgaaaagatggaggaggagaaggtccTGTGGAGGAAGTACATG GACGTCCGCAGAGCCCTCTCTGAAGAGGAGCCACACGTGGAGCAGCTGAAGGCCCAGCTCACAGAGCTGTTCCGCCTGTCCCCCAGCACCACGCCCGTCACCGATCAGGTGCTGACTGTGCTGAAGGAGTACCAGAG GGTGAAAGGTAACGCGTTCAGGTTATGGATGGAGAAGGACACGGCTCTCAGACAAGCTTTGTTGGACCCACTCCGGGGCTTCAGCAGGTGGAGTCAACAGGTGACCCAAATTCTGGAGGCATCTGAGGAGGTGTCCGCGGCGTCCAACATCCCCCAGCTGGTGCAGAACATGGAG AAGCTGCTGAAGGACAGTCTGCAACTGAAGGAGCGTCTCAGCCAACTGCAGGTGCAGGAGGACCTGCTAAGCAGTGTGTTTGGCCCAGAGAAGGCAGACAGCCTGGGGGAGGAGCTAACAactgcagtgagggagagagagaagcagcacgACCTGCTGTGTCAGAGGAAGAGCCATCTGCAG GGTTTGTTGTTGAACATGAAGAACTTTGAGGAAGCGTATGAGACCTTCGTGAAACGACTACATCTTATCAGGGAAAGATTCATCACCATGGATAAACTTCAGCCAGACATCCACGCTAAGACCGCTCTGTCTGACCAGCTGATG ATGATCCTGAAGGACCTGGAGGAGTCTGAGCCTCACCTTACCACCCTTCAAAACCTGGCGTCATCCAACCCTGCTGACAGGCACAAAGTCAGCCAGCTCTATGCAGAGTGGAGGGACCTCTGTAAGGATGTGAGG gTGAGGGTGGATGAGAGCGAGCAGAACGTTGCGGATCACAGGGGCTTCCAGGAGGGCCTGCTGGACATGGAAAAGTGGCTGCTGGAGATGAGGCAGAGACTGGAGTCCTTCTGCAGCAGGAGCGGGGAGTGGAGCCTCGAGAACAGGCATAAGAAGGCTGAG AGGGCGCTGGGGGAGttcccagagagagagctggagctgcgCAGAGTGGAGGCTCAGGGTCAAGGGGTGCTGGCCCAGACatcagaggaggggaaaggacCCATCCTCCAGGACCTGCAGCATCTGAGGGACTCCTGGGAAtctctgcacatgctcagtctTAACCTCTACAG ATTGCTGAATGGTGATGGAGTTGCTGGAGCTGATGTCACAGGAGAAGTAGATGGACAGATTGGGACAAACAAGCATATGGGGctgggagaaacagaggagaacaTCAGAGCGAGTGAACCGGAACAGGGTTCAGATTATTCTGGAGGAACAAGCGGAAGGCAGAGATTtgggacaggaggagagggggagcaggTGAGGCAAGGTGGGGGGGTAGGAGCTGGCACAGAGCAGGGTTCCAGAGTTGAGGAGGG GGTTGAGGAGGTGTTAGGGACTGAAAGGAAAGGGGTATCTATCGGGCAGGGTGTTAAGGCTGAGGCGGGGTTAGGGTctggagggaagggggtggtTGCTGGGGAGGGTGTTAGGACTGGAGAGAAATTATCATCTGGAGGGAAGGGGTTGAGTGTGGGCCAGGGTGCTAGAGCTGAGGAGGGGTTAGAGTCTGGATGTGAAGGCACAGGTGAAGAACAGCCTGTCTCGTTTGGGTCGACTGGTGCAGGAGATGAGGGTATGTATTTGAAACAAGGTGTCAGGGCTGAGGCGGGGGTTGGGGCTGGAGGTGAAGGCGTGGGGCAGGGTTTCAGAGCTGAGGGGGGTGTTGGGGCTGGAGATGAAAATATGGGTTTGGGCCAGAGTGTCAGAGCAAAAGGAGGAGTGAAAGCTCGAGGTAAGAAAAAGGGCACAGGGCAGGCCTCTTGGCATGAGTGGGGAATTAGTACTGAAGGTGAGAGTATGGGTTTGGGGCCGGATGTCAGAGCTAAGGGGGAGTTAGGGGATGGATCTGAGAGTATGGATACTGAGAAGGTTGTCAGAGCTGAGGGGGCGTTTGGTGGTGAAGGAGAGGGGGTGTCTGTGGGACAGAGCGTCAGGGGGGACGTTAAGGGAGGATTAGGGACAAAGGATCAAGAAATACACGTAAAGGAGGGAACCAACAGTGGATGGGTATTTGGCACTGGAAATGAAGGTATGGAGGATGGAAGGGATTTAAAACGTAAGGAAGGGTTAGAGGTTGGATGTCAGAGTATGGGTTTGGGACAGGAGGGTAAGGTTGAGGGGAGCTTGGGTCCTGGTAGACAACATAAGCCTGGCAGTGTGTTGGAACAGAGGAGGAGCCCTGGCGGTGGTCAGAACACCCCACAATCCGATACAGAGAAGTCTTTGAGAGGGGAAGAACCCGATGACAGCCGCTTTAAGTCTGGGATTGAAGAAGTGGATCTGGGAGGTAGACACAGTCATAGCTATGCTAAAGACCAAACGGAGGGAACCATACAGCAGACTGACAGAGGAGGTACACATGGAACAGCAACATCCCAGTGGGGATCATTTAGTAAGGAGAGGGGAACAGCGGCAGGGGAGACATCTCCCTCCCCAGGACTTGCTGGAACCTCTGTGGAAAGGTTGAGCCAGCACACACAG GCAGGTCATGAGGAGACTGATCCACAAGGTGACCGTGCAGATCTTCAGAAGGAGTTTGAAGCCTGGCTTCAGACAGAGAACACTAAGCTCTGCAGGATTCTGAGCCGGAAGAGGGCAGTAACCGCAGAAGAGCTGAGACTCAGACAGCAGGAACTTGAG GAACTGCGCTCCCGTGTGGGCTGGGGTCAGAGCCGCCTGCAGTTGCTGATGTCCCGGGTCGGGGCAGGGGAGCACAACCCAGGCCTTGAGGAGCTGAGGTACCGCTGGATCCTGTACAAATCCAAATTAAAGGGCGTGGGGGACCTGGCGGCCCGCCTGAGACATAAG GATGTCAGTGCTCTACATCAGGAACCATTAAGGACGGATAAG ACGCGCTCCGGGTTACTGCAGCGCGCCTGCTGCGCCGCTCtgcccctgcagctgctgctgctgtctctgctgctgctggcgtTCCTCCTGCCCCTCACAGACGAGGGCGCCAGCTGCTCCCTCGCCAACAACTTCGCCCGCTCCTTCAAGCTCATGCTGCGCTACGAGGGCCCTCCGCCCACCTGA
- the glrx5 gene encoding glutaredoxin-related protein 5, mitochondrial: MNTLVRSAVRCLRVDNVCRTGRADGQVFTSARLLCAAAGQRDFAEMVKKDKVVVFMKGTPAQPMCGFSNAVVQILRMHGVDEYAAYNVLDDQDLRQGVKAFSNWPTIPQVFFNGEFVGGCDILLQMHQNGDLVEELRKLGIRSALLDAEKSK; encoded by the exons ATGAACACTCTTGTTAGATCAGCCGTTCGGTGTTTGCGGGTGGATAATGTGTGCCGGACAGGCCGAGCTGATGGACAAGTGTTTACCTCGGCCCGACTACTGTGCGCCGCTGCGGGGCAGAGGGACTTCGCTGAGATGGTGAAGAAGGACAAAGTAGTGGTGTTTATGAAGGGGACACCAGCGCAACCCATGTGTGGCTTCAGCAACGCAGTGGTCCAGATCCTACGGATGCATGGGGTAGACGAATATGCCGCGTACAACGTGTTGGATGACCAGGATCTCAGGCAAG GAGTTAAGGCCTTCTCAAATTGGCCGACAATCCCGCAGGTGTTCTTCAACGGGGAGTTTGTGGGCGGCTGCGACATCCTCCTTCAGATGCACCAGAACGGAGATCTGGTGGAAGAGCTGCGGAAGCTGGGAATCCGCTCCGCGCTATTAGACGCAGAGAAATCGAAATAG